Proteins co-encoded in one Kocuria flava genomic window:
- the guaA gene encoding glutamine-hydrolyzing GMP synthase, giving the protein MEGVTETPETRTDLEQRPVLVVDYGAQYAQLIARRVREANVYSEIVPHTLPTEQILAKNPAAIILSGGPSSVYAEDAPQQDPALFEAGVPVFGICYGFQAMAQALGGTVAHTGAREYGATTATAVDASILEGAPGTQTVWMSHGDSVVEAPAGFEVLASTETTPVAAFADEKRRLYGVQWHPEVKHSVHGQQVLERFLFAGAGVEPSWSTGNIIEEHVQRIREQVGSASVICGLSGGVDSAVAAALVQRAVGDQLTCVFVDHGLLREGEAEQVETDFVAATGVRLHVAEEKERFLGALAGVTDPEQKRKIIGREFIRSFEAAAEEVARSAAQEGEPVRFLVQGTLYPDVVESGGGEGAANIKSHHNVGGLPEDLQFELVEPLRTLFKDEVRAVGRELGLPEEIVGRQPFPGPGLGIRIIGEVTEDRLAVLRRADAIAREELTRAGLDEDVWQMPVVLLADVRSVGVQGDGRTYGHPIVLRPVSSEDAMTADWSRLPYDLLARISNRITNEVEEVNRVVLDVTSKPPGTIEWE; this is encoded by the coding sequence ATGGAGGGCGTGACCGAGACACCTGAGACCCGCACCGATCTGGAGCAGCGGCCGGTCCTGGTGGTCGACTACGGCGCGCAGTACGCGCAGCTGATCGCCCGCCGGGTCCGCGAGGCCAACGTCTACTCCGAGATCGTCCCCCACACCCTGCCCACCGAGCAGATCCTGGCGAAGAACCCCGCCGCGATCATCCTCTCCGGCGGTCCGTCCTCGGTGTACGCGGAGGACGCCCCGCAGCAGGACCCCGCCCTGTTCGAGGCCGGCGTGCCCGTGTTCGGCATCTGCTACGGCTTCCAGGCCATGGCCCAGGCCCTCGGCGGGACGGTGGCCCACACCGGGGCGCGCGAGTACGGGGCGACCACCGCCACGGCCGTGGACGCCTCGATCCTCGAGGGCGCGCCCGGCACCCAGACGGTGTGGATGAGCCACGGCGACTCCGTGGTCGAGGCCCCTGCCGGCTTCGAGGTGCTCGCCTCTACCGAGACCACCCCCGTGGCGGCGTTCGCCGACGAGAAGCGCCGGCTCTACGGCGTGCAGTGGCACCCCGAGGTCAAGCACTCCGTGCACGGCCAGCAGGTCCTCGAGCGCTTCCTGTTCGCCGGCGCCGGGGTCGAGCCCAGCTGGTCCACCGGCAACATCATCGAGGAGCACGTCCAGCGCATCCGCGAGCAGGTCGGCTCCGCCTCCGTGATCTGCGGGCTCTCCGGCGGCGTCGACTCCGCCGTGGCCGCCGCGCTCGTCCAGCGCGCGGTCGGCGACCAGCTCACCTGCGTGTTCGTCGACCACGGGCTGCTGCGCGAGGGCGAGGCCGAGCAGGTCGAGACCGACTTCGTGGCCGCCACCGGCGTGCGGCTGCACGTGGCCGAGGAGAAGGAGCGCTTCCTCGGCGCCCTCGCGGGGGTGACGGACCCCGAGCAGAAGCGCAAGATCATCGGCCGCGAGTTCATCCGCTCCTTCGAGGCCGCCGCCGAGGAGGTCGCCCGCAGCGCCGCCCAGGAGGGCGAGCCCGTGCGCTTCCTCGTCCAGGGCACCCTCTACCCCGACGTCGTCGAGTCCGGCGGCGGGGAGGGCGCGGCCAACATCAAGAGCCACCACAACGTGGGCGGGCTGCCCGAGGACCTGCAGTTCGAGCTCGTGGAGCCGCTGCGGACCCTGTTCAAGGACGAGGTCCGCGCCGTGGGCCGCGAGCTCGGCCTGCCCGAGGAGATCGTCGGCCGCCAGCCCTTCCCCGGCCCCGGCCTGGGCATCCGCATCATCGGCGAGGTCACCGAGGACCGCCTCGCGGTGCTGCGCCGCGCGGACGCGATCGCCCGCGAGGAGCTCACCCGTGCCGGGCTCGACGAGGACGTCTGGCAGATGCCGGTCGTCCTGCTCGCCGACGTGCGCTCCGTGGGCGTCCAGGGCGACGGCCGCACCTACGGCCACCCGATCGTGCTGCGGCCGGTCTCGAGCGAGGACGCGATGACCGCGGACTGGTCGCGGCTGCCCTACGACCTGCTGGCCCGGATCTCCAACCGCATCACCAACGAGGTCGAAGAGGTCAACCGGGTGGTCCTGGACGTCACGTCCAAGCCCCCGGGCACCATCGAGTGGGAGTAG
- a CDS encoding DUF3817 domain-containing protein — MTEPTQPTPPETPRPKERTDGVRVALPEDAAPERAAAPGHVPRRAAGLQARRRFGGTEAQIRGALRFYMVCAWISGTFLLLLVAEMITRYGLGHDLVAGGTDKLTGATVPLGWQDLEVENLAGGVNISTWILIVHGWFYVVYLISCFRIWTLMRWPFPQLVVMALGGVVPFLSFVVERKIHASTAAELRANPQAAKRY, encoded by the coding sequence ATGACCGAGCCCACGCAGCCCACCCCGCCCGAGACCCCGCGGCCGAAGGAGCGCACCGACGGCGTGCGCGTGGCCCTGCCCGAGGACGCGGCGCCCGAGCGCGCCGCCGCCCCCGGGCACGTGCCGCGCCGGGCCGCCGGGCTCCAGGCCCGCCGCCGCTTCGGCGGCACCGAGGCGCAGATCCGCGGCGCCCTGCGGTTCTACATGGTCTGCGCCTGGATCTCCGGCACGTTCCTGCTGCTGCTCGTCGCGGAGATGATCACCCGCTACGGCCTCGGCCACGACCTGGTCGCCGGCGGGACCGACAAGCTCACCGGCGCCACCGTGCCCCTGGGCTGGCAGGACCTCGAGGTCGAGAACCTCGCCGGCGGGGTGAACATCTCCACGTGGATCCTCATCGTGCACGGGTGGTTCTACGTGGTCTACCTGATCTCCTGCTTCCGGATCTGGACGCTCATGCGCTGGCCCTTCCCGCAGCTCGTGGTGATGGCCCTCGGCGGCGTGGTGCCGTTCCTGTCCTTCGTCGTCGAGCGCAAGATCCACGCCTCCACGGCCGCCGAGCTGCGCGCCAACCCCCAGGCCGCCAAGCGCTACTGA
- a CDS encoding SURF1 family cytochrome oxidase biogenesis protein, protein MLTTALRPRSLLLLVVALGVAAGFVLLSQWQLESSEQSRTVADPAKDLAVPLGEAAGAGRPVTARQADQLVTATGSYRQDSTVLVPGRLQDGAEGWWVVSALALPGTAGQWPDAGGDLSVAVARGWTADPAAVPEEPSGPVAVVGRYLPPESPLPGEDLPAGQVATVSPAQLTNRWDRPLHAGFVAAFAESPAEQGPQVGQDGALAADPRLLSPELSRLEIDQQPTDESVNLLNLFYAVEWVVFAGFALYIWWRFVRDEHLRAQHPEEYYYLDGDYHYDDATGRYYYYDPAAGEYYWFDDQPRDGRDRTQDRTGASS, encoded by the coding sequence GTGCTCACGACCGCCCTGCGCCCCCGCTCGCTGCTCCTGCTGGTCGTCGCGCTCGGGGTCGCGGCCGGGTTCGTGCTGCTGAGCCAGTGGCAGCTGGAGTCCAGCGAGCAGTCCCGCACGGTCGCCGATCCCGCCAAGGACCTGGCGGTGCCCCTCGGGGAGGCCGCCGGTGCCGGCCGGCCGGTCACCGCCCGCCAGGCCGACCAGCTCGTGACGGCCACGGGCAGCTACCGCCAGGACTCGACCGTGCTGGTCCCCGGCCGGCTGCAGGACGGCGCCGAGGGCTGGTGGGTCGTCTCCGCGCTCGCGCTGCCCGGGACGGCCGGCCAGTGGCCGGACGCCGGCGGGGACCTGAGCGTGGCCGTGGCCCGCGGCTGGACCGCCGACCCCGCCGCCGTGCCGGAGGAGCCCTCCGGGCCCGTCGCCGTCGTCGGCCGCTACCTGCCCCCCGAGAGCCCGCTGCCGGGGGAGGACCTGCCCGCGGGCCAGGTGGCCACCGTCTCCCCGGCGCAGCTGACCAACCGCTGGGACCGGCCCCTGCACGCCGGCTTCGTCGCCGCCTTCGCGGAGAGCCCCGCGGAGCAGGGTCCCCAGGTCGGCCAGGACGGCGCGCTCGCCGCCGACCCGCGGCTGCTGAGCCCGGAGCTGTCCCGGCTCGAGATCGACCAGCAGCCCACGGACGAGTCCGTGAACCTGCTCAACCTCTTCTACGCCGTCGAGTGGGTGGTCTTCGCCGGGTTCGCCCTCTACATCTGGTGGCGCTTCGTGCGCGACGAGCACCTGCGGGCCCAGCACCCCGAGGAGTACTACTACCTCGACGGCGACTACCACTACGACGACGCCACCGGGCGCTACTACTACTACGACCCCGCCGCGGGGGAGTACTACTGGTTCGACGACCAGCCCCGCGACGGACGAGACCGCACCCAGGACAGGACCGGAGCCTCCTCATGA
- a CDS encoding GuaB3 family IMP dehydrogenase-related protein — protein MSYDIEIGRSKRARRTYSLDEIALVPSRRTRDPQDVSTEWQIDAYRFEIPFLGAPMDSATSPETAIALGRAGGLGVLDLEGLWTRYEDPRPVLEEIAALPADDDPAATRRMQELYRAPVQPELITARLAEIREAGVIVAGSLTPQRTVEHYRTVLDAGVDVFVIRGTTVSAEHVSRTQEPLDLKKFIYDLDVPVIVGGAAGYTPALHLMRTGAAGVLVGFGGGASLRTQTTLGIHAAMATAISDVAAARRDYLDESGGRYVHVIADGGVGVSGDIVKALAMGADAVMLGTALARAEEAPGRGWHWGAEAHHGQLPRGLRTRVGTVGPLQEVLHGPSGHVDGTSNLVGALRRSMATTGYLELKEFQRAEVVIRG, from the coding sequence ATGAGCTACGACATCGAGATCGGCCGGTCCAAGCGCGCCCGCCGCACCTACTCCCTGGACGAGATCGCGCTCGTGCCCTCCCGGCGCACCCGCGACCCGCAGGACGTCTCCACGGAGTGGCAGATCGACGCCTACCGCTTCGAGATCCCGTTCCTGGGCGCGCCCATGGACTCGGCGACCTCCCCGGAGACGGCGATCGCCCTGGGCCGCGCCGGCGGGCTGGGGGTGCTCGACCTGGAGGGCCTGTGGACCCGCTACGAGGACCCGCGCCCGGTGCTCGAGGAGATCGCCGCGCTGCCCGCGGACGACGACCCGGCCGCGACCCGGCGGATGCAGGAGCTCTACCGGGCCCCGGTCCAGCCGGAGCTGATCACCGCGCGCCTGGCCGAGATCCGCGAGGCCGGGGTGATCGTCGCCGGCTCGCTCACGCCCCAGCGCACCGTGGAGCACTACCGCACGGTCCTGGACGCGGGCGTGGACGTCTTCGTGATCCGCGGGACCACGGTCTCGGCCGAGCACGTCTCCCGCACCCAGGAGCCGCTGGACCTGAAGAAGTTCATCTACGACCTGGACGTGCCCGTCATCGTCGGCGGGGCCGCCGGGTACACCCCGGCCCTGCACCTGATGCGCACCGGCGCGGCCGGGGTGCTCGTGGGCTTCGGCGGCGGGGCGTCCCTGCGCACCCAGACCACCCTGGGCATCCACGCCGCGATGGCCACGGCCATCTCGGACGTGGCCGCCGCCCGCCGCGACTACCTCGACGAGTCCGGCGGGCGCTACGTCCACGTCATCGCCGACGGCGGCGTGGGGGTCTCCGGGGACATCGTCAAGGCCCTGGCCATGGGCGCCGACGCCGTGATGCTGGGGACCGCCCTGGCCCGCGCGGAGGAGGCCCCCGGGCGCGGCTGGCACTGGGGCGCCGAGGCCCACCACGGCCAGCTGCCCCGCGGGCTGCGCACCCGGGTCGGGACGGTCGGCCCGCTCCAGGAGGTCCTGCACGGGCCCTCCGGCCACGTCGACGGCACCTCCAACCTCGTCGGGGCCCTGCGCCGGTCGATGGCCACCACCGGCTACCTCGAGCTCAAGGAGTTCCAGCGCGCCGAGGTCGTCATCCGCGGCTGA
- the guaB gene encoding IMP dehydrogenase yields the protein MPDHAVPTALSEDPFGFTGLTYDDVLLLPGNTDVIPSEASTATRLSRRITLEAPLLSAAMDTVTESPMAIAMARQGGLGVIHRNLSIADQAAHVDRVKRSESGMITDPVTISPDATLAELDRLCGYFKVSGLPVVDEDQRLLGIITNRDTRYLPESDFPRRKVHEVMTPMPLITGKVGMDKEEAHKLLASNKIEKLPLVDDDGRLTGLITIKDFTKAEQYPRATKDDEGRLRVGAAVGFFGDGFERAMALVEAGVDALFIDTANGHSQGVLDMVARLKAEPAAAHVDVIGGQAATRHGAQAIVDAGADAVKVGVGPGSICTTRIIAGVGVPQVTAINEAAQAAIPAGVPIIADGGLQYSGDIGKALVAGADSVMIGSLLAGCDESPGELIFVNGKQFKAYRGMGSLGAMQSRGKNTSYSKDRYFQADVASDEKLIPEGIEGQVPYRGPLAAVVHQLDGGLRQTMFYVGAHSVEQLKTKGRFVRITPAGLKESHPHDITMTVEAPNYQR from the coding sequence GTGCCGGATCATGCCGTCCCCACCGCCCTGTCCGAGGACCCCTTCGGGTTCACCGGCCTGACCTACGACGACGTCCTGTTGCTGCCCGGCAACACCGACGTCATCCCCTCCGAGGCCTCGACGGCCACCCGCCTGTCCCGGCGGATCACGCTCGAGGCGCCGCTGCTGTCGGCGGCCATGGACACCGTCACCGAGTCCCCCATGGCCATCGCCATGGCCCGCCAGGGCGGGCTCGGCGTGATCCACCGCAACCTCTCCATCGCCGACCAGGCCGCCCACGTGGACCGCGTCAAGCGCAGCGAGTCCGGGATGATCACCGACCCGGTGACCATCTCCCCGGACGCGACCCTGGCCGAGCTCGACCGGCTGTGCGGCTACTTCAAGGTCTCCGGGCTGCCGGTCGTGGACGAGGACCAGCGGCTGCTGGGCATCATCACCAACCGCGACACCCGCTACCTGCCCGAGAGCGACTTCCCGCGGCGGAAGGTGCACGAGGTCATGACGCCGATGCCGCTGATCACCGGCAAGGTCGGCATGGACAAGGAGGAGGCGCACAAGCTGCTGGCCTCCAACAAGATCGAGAAGCTCCCGCTCGTCGACGACGACGGCCGGCTGACCGGGCTGATCACCATCAAGGACTTCACGAAGGCCGAGCAGTACCCGCGCGCCACCAAGGACGACGAGGGCCGGCTGCGCGTCGGCGCCGCCGTCGGCTTCTTCGGCGACGGCTTCGAGCGCGCGATGGCGCTCGTGGAGGCCGGCGTCGACGCCCTGTTCATCGACACGGCCAACGGCCACTCCCAGGGCGTGCTCGACATGGTCGCCCGGCTCAAGGCCGAGCCGGCGGCCGCGCACGTCGACGTCATCGGCGGGCAGGCCGCGACCCGCCACGGCGCGCAGGCGATCGTGGACGCCGGCGCGGACGCCGTGAAGGTCGGGGTCGGCCCCGGCTCGATCTGCACCACCCGCATCATCGCCGGCGTGGGCGTGCCCCAGGTCACCGCGATCAACGAGGCGGCCCAGGCGGCGATCCCCGCGGGCGTGCCCATCATCGCCGACGGCGGGCTGCAGTACTCCGGGGACATCGGCAAGGCCCTCGTCGCCGGCGCCGACTCGGTGATGATCGGCTCGCTGCTCGCGGGCTGCGACGAGTCCCCGGGGGAGCTGATCTTCGTCAACGGCAAGCAGTTCAAGGCCTACCGCGGGATGGGCTCGCTGGGGGCCATGCAGTCGCGCGGGAAGAACACCTCCTACTCCAAGGACCGCTACTTCCAGGCCGACGTCGCCTCCGACGAGAAGCTGATCCCCGAGGGCATCGAGGGTCAGGTCCCCTACCGGGGCCCGCTCGCGGCCGTGGTGCACCAGCTCGACGGCGGCCTGCGCCAGACGATGTTCTACGTGGGCGCCCACAGCGTCGAGCAGCTCAAGACGAAGGGCCGGTTCGTGCGGATCACCCCCGCCGGGCTCAAGGAGTCCCACCCGCACGACATCACGATGACCGTCGAGGCCCCCAACTACCAGCGCTGA
- a CDS encoding acyltransferase family protein, whose protein sequence is MPTALGPAPWARTPAQERPADRPSRFSGFRPEVQGLRFVAVLLVVVYHVFLDRVSGGVDIFLLISAFFLTLSFVRKLEAGRPLALGRYWLHVFKRLLPLAVLTILGTLVLVALFYPEFDVARWRSQALASVFYVENWALAVAQVDYYAVDDSGSSPFQHFWSLSVQGQVFLLWPVIFAGAAVVCRRFRWRPVPVLAVAFGAVFVGSLVFSVVRTAGDQAFTYFDTRARLWEFALGSLLALAVPYLNPAKGLRVVLGWAGLVSMVLVGVLVDVQGAFPGWIALWPLCSAAAVIVAGSSGSRFGVDRVLASGPLVRLGDAAYALYLVHWPLLITYLVVRDRPVAGPRSGVVLIVVSLVLAVVATRWVENPLKRWAWPERSARRLAVVVVVCLGLVAVPVLGWAQADARRAAQIAAEAERNNPGAAALAPGFEYRGDPDAPTIPVIDADYWGAPGTGEPCPADLGVEPRYQERCRETVPQEDPSATVLLLGNSHVHHWATAVEQLARENGWRVVTYLQPGCLYSTVEEQDYPEDCATWLEGTGPVIDAVDPDLVLGQGTRTSTTGEELTPGAEARMRELDARGVTFVGLRDTPRFEFSPPRCAQENGADDPACTTTGHPAVNTPNPLDPLADELAHVATVDMGDLVCPEGTCRPVVGNVHTYWDDDHLSIDYVRTLTPMLAQRLAAALAEDGVRLPGLP, encoded by the coding sequence ATGCCCACCGCACTCGGCCCGGCCCCCTGGGCCCGCACCCCGGCGCAGGAGCGCCCGGCGGACCGTCCCAGCCGCTTCTCGGGGTTCCGTCCGGAGGTGCAGGGGCTGCGGTTCGTGGCGGTGCTGCTGGTGGTGGTCTACCACGTGTTCCTGGACCGGGTCTCGGGCGGGGTGGACATCTTCCTGCTGATCTCGGCGTTCTTCCTGACCCTGTCCTTCGTGCGCAAGCTGGAGGCGGGCAGGCCGCTGGCGCTGGGGCGGTACTGGCTGCACGTGTTCAAGCGGCTGCTGCCCCTGGCCGTGCTCACGATCCTGGGCACGCTCGTGCTGGTGGCGCTGTTCTACCCGGAGTTCGACGTGGCGCGGTGGCGCTCCCAGGCGCTGGCGTCGGTGTTCTACGTGGAGAACTGGGCGCTGGCGGTGGCGCAGGTGGACTACTACGCGGTGGACGACTCGGGGTCCTCGCCGTTCCAGCACTTCTGGTCGTTGTCGGTGCAGGGGCAGGTGTTCCTGCTGTGGCCGGTGATCTTCGCGGGGGCGGCGGTGGTGTGCCGGCGGTTCCGGTGGCGGCCGGTGCCGGTGCTGGCGGTGGCCTTCGGGGCGGTGTTCGTGGGGTCGTTGGTGTTCTCGGTGGTGCGCACGGCCGGGGACCAGGCGTTCACCTATTTCGACACGCGGGCGCGGTTGTGGGAGTTCGCCTTGGGGTCGCTGCTGGCGCTGGCGGTGCCGTACCTGAATCCGGCCAAGGGGCTGCGGGTGGTGCTGGGCTGGGCGGGTCTGGTGTCGATGGTGCTGGTGGGGGTGCTGGTCGATGTGCAGGGGGCGTTCCCGGGGTGGATCGCGCTGTGGCCGCTGTGCTCGGCGGCGGCGGTGATCGTGGCGGGGTCCTCGGGCTCGCGCTTCGGGGTGGACCGGGTGCTGGCCTCGGGGCCGCTGGTGCGGCTGGGGGACGCGGCGTATGCGCTGTACCTGGTGCACTGGCCGCTGCTGATCACGTATCTGGTGGTGCGGGACCGGCCGGTGGCGGGGCCGCGGTCGGGGGTGGTGCTGATCGTGGTGTCGCTGGTGCTGGCGGTGGTGGCGACCCGGTGGGTGGAGAACCCGCTGAAGCGGTGGGCGTGGCCGGAGCGTTCGGCGCGGCGGCTGGCGGTGGTCGTGGTGGTGTGCCTGGGGCTGGTGGCGGTGCCGGTGCTGGGGTGGGCCCAGGCCGATGCGCGGCGGGCGGCGCAGATCGCGGCCGAGGCCGAGCGCAACAACCCCGGCGCCGCCGCCCTCGCCCCCGGCTTCGAGTACCGCGGCGACCCCGACGCCCCCACGATCCCCGTCATCGACGCCGACTACTGGGGCGCCCCCGGCACCGGCGAGCCGTGCCCGGCGGACCTGGGCGTCGAGCCCCGCTACCAGGAGCGCTGCCGGGAGACCGTCCCGCAGGAGGACCCCAGCGCCACCGTCCTGCTCCTCGGCAACAGCCACGTCCACCACTGGGCCACGGCGGTCGAGCAGCTCGCGCGCGAGAACGGGTGGCGGGTCGTGACCTACCTGCAGCCGGGGTGCCTGTACTCGACCGTCGAGGAGCAGGACTACCCGGAGGACTGCGCGACCTGGCTCGAGGGCACCGGCCCGGTGATCGACGCCGTGGACCCGGACCTCGTCCTGGGCCAGGGCACCCGCACCTCGACCACGGGGGAGGAGCTCACCCCGGGCGCCGAGGCCCGGATGCGCGAGCTGGACGCGCGCGGGGTCACGTTCGTGGGCCTGCGCGACACCCCGCGCTTCGAGTTCTCCCCGCCGCGCTGCGCCCAGGAGAACGGCGCCGACGACCCGGCGTGCACGACGACGGGCCACCCCGCCGTGAACACCCCTAACCCCCTGGACCCGCTGGCCGACGAGCTGGCGCACGTCGCCACGGTGGACATGGGGGACCTCGTCTGCCCCGAGGGCACTTGCCGGCCCGTGGTCGGCAACGTGCACACGTACTGGGACGACGACCACCTGAGCATCGACTACGTCCGCACGCTTACGCCGATGCTGGCGCAGCGCCTGGCCGCGGCCCTCGCCGAGGACGGCGTCCGGCTGCCGGGACTGCCGTGA
- a CDS encoding acyltransferase family protein produces MTSSLGRQAPGTADAQDRPTRFSGFRPEVQGLRFVAVLLVVAYHVFLGRVSGGVDIFLLISAFFLTLSFVRKLEAGRPLALGRYWLHVFKRLLPLAVLTILATLVLVEVLYPAHDVGRWRAEALASVLYAENWALALGAVDYYAADHSSASPFQHFWSLSVQGQVFLLWPVIFAGAAVVCRRFRWRPVPVLAVAFGAVFVVSLAFSVQQTAVRQEFAYFDTRTRLWEFALGSLLALAVPYLNPAKGLRVVLGWAGLVSMVAVGVVVDVQGAFPGWIALWPLCSAAAVIVAGSSGSRFGVDRVLASGPLVRLGDAAYALYLVHWPLLITYLVLRDRPMAGPRSGVVLIAVSLVLALLATRFVEQPLKRWAWPERSRRRLAAVVLVCVGVVAVPVLAVQQAEARRIAEITAQADRNNPGAAALAPGFEHQGDPDAPVIPVLTGEHYPKPPLGSPCPAEIGLGERWQQWCFDTVPAEDPAATLLVVGNSHVHQWLPAVEHLAERNGWRVVTYIRGNCFYSTLDEQLFPDECARWLEGTGPAVDAVDPDLVLVQGTRSTDENEETFTPGTEQRIRDLAARGIQVIGVRDNPRFDFVPAHCAEEHGAQAPQCAATHAVLDPDSPLAPVAAELARVSAVDLGDLVCPGGTCPPVIGNVWTYWDNNHLTAEYVKTLAPEFARRTEQALAADGAQDLLRR; encoded by the coding sequence ATGACCAGCAGCCTCGGCCGGCAGGCCCCGGGAACCGCCGACGCGCAGGACCGCCCCACCCGCTTCTCGGGGTTCCGTCCGGAGGTGCAGGGGCTGCGGTTCGTGGCGGTGCTGCTGGTGGTGGCCTACCACGTCTTCCTCGGCCGGGTCTCGGGCGGGGTGGACATCTTCCTGCTGATCTCGGCGTTCTTCCTGACCCTGTCCTTCGTGCGCAAGCTGGAGGCGGGCAGGCCCCTGGCGCTGGGGCGGTACTGGCTGCACGTGTTCAAGCGGCTGCTGCCCCTGGCCGTGCTCACGATCCTGGCCACGCTGGTGCTCGTCGAGGTGCTCTACCCCGCCCACGACGTGGGGCGCTGGCGCGCGGAGGCGCTGGCCTCGGTGCTCTACGCCGAGAACTGGGCGCTGGCCCTCGGTGCGGTGGACTACTACGCGGCCGACCACTCCAGCGCCTCGCCGTTCCAGCACTTCTGGTCGTTGTCGGTGCAGGGGCAGGTGTTCCTGCTGTGGCCGGTGATCTTCGCGGGGGCGGCGGTGGTGTGCCGGCGGTTCCGGTGGCGGCCGGTGCCGGTGCTGGCGGTGGCCTTCGGGGCGGTGTTCGTGGTCTCGCTGGCCTTCTCCGTCCAGCAGACCGCGGTGCGCCAGGAGTTCGCCTACTTCGACACCCGCACCCGGCTGTGGGAGTTCGCCCTGGGGTCGCTGCTGGCGCTGGCGGTGCCGTACCTGAACCCGGCCAAGGGGCTGCGGGTCGTGCTGGGCTGGGCCGGGCTGGTGAGCATGGTCGCCGTCGGCGTGGTCGTGGACGTGCAGGGGGCGTTCCCGGGGTGGATCGCGCTGTGGCCGCTGTGCTCGGCGGCGGCGGTGATCGTGGCGGGGTCCTCGGGCTCGCGCTTCGGGGTGGACCGGGTGCTGGCCTCGGGGCCGCTGGTGCGGCTGGGGGACGCGGCGTATGCGCTGTACCTGGTGCACTGGCCGCTGCTGATCACCTACCTGGTGCTGCGGGACCGGCCGATGGCCGGTCCCCGGTCGGGGGTGGTGCTGATCGCGGTGTCGCTGGTGCTGGCGCTGCTGGCGACCCGGTTCGTGGAACAGCCGCTGAAGCGGTGGGCCTGGCCCGAGCGGTCGCGGCGCCGGCTGGCGGCGGTGGTCCTGGTGTGCGTGGGGGTGGTGGCCGTGCCGGTGCTGGCGGTCCAGCAGGCCGAGGCCCGCCGGATCGCGGAGATCACCGCGCAGGCCGACCGCAACAACCCCGGCGCCGCCGCCCTCGCCCCCGGCTTCGAACACCAGGGCGACCCCGACGCGCCCGTCATCCCCGTCCTCACCGGCGAGCACTACCCGAAACCGCCGCTGGGCAGCCCCTGCCCGGCGGAGATCGGCCTCGGCGAGCGGTGGCAGCAGTGGTGCTTCGACACCGTGCCGGCCGAGGACCCGGCCGCGACCCTGCTGGTCGTCGGCAACAGCCACGTCCACCAGTGGCTGCCCGCCGTCGAGCACCTGGCCGAGCGCAACGGCTGGCGGGTCGTCACCTACATCCGCGGCAACTGCTTCTACTCGACCCTCGACGAGCAGCTCTTCCCGGACGAGTGCGCCCGGTGGCTCGAGGGCACCGGTCCCGCCGTCGACGCCGTCGACCCCGACCTCGTCCTCGTCCAGGGCACCCGCAGCACCGACGAGAACGAGGAGACCTTCACCCCCGGCACGGAGCAGCGCATCCGGGACCTGGCCGCCCGCGGCATCCAGGTGATCGGGGTCCGCGACAACCCGCGCTTCGACTTCGTCCCCGCCCACTGCGCGGAGGAGCACGGGGCGCAGGCACCGCAGTGCGCCGCGACCCACGCGGTCCTCGACCCCGACAGCCCCCTGGCACCCGTGGCCGCGGAGCTGGCCCGGGTCTCGGCGGTCGACCTCGGCGACCTCGTCTGCCCCGGGGGCACGTGCCCGCCGGTGATCGGCAACGTGTGGACCTACTGGGACAACAACCACCTCACCGCCGAGTACGTCAAAACCCTCGCCCCCGAGTTCGCCCGGCGGACCGAGCAGGCCCTCGCCGCCGACGGCGCCCAGGACCTGCTCCGGCGCTGA